caaaaaaaattatgaatttcaaacaaaaatatGTGCAGTTCACACACTACTCTCAgcaaaaattcataaatcaCCTTACTAAAATTTCACACAGAAACATGCATGCTCACACCATCctaactttatttttttcctaacAAATAAGGGTCtcagaaaattttagttttctgTTGTGTTTTCTGTTTTTGGAAGCTTTTTAGCGTGAACAACACATGTTTTTGTGGGGAATCCATTAACTTTTTGACAAAGTTAAATAAAAGGATGAAAAttgttaagttttaaatatttgagGGATGTTTTCTGTTAAGAAGGataaattaaaaatgtaattaaaGTTAGGGgtatattttatgaatgtttTTGACCAAAAACTCGATGGAGTTTTTATGTTTGATGGTCATTTTTCTATTGGAAAAGAGAAAATCCACAAATAATTTCAATAGGTTCTAAATATTTTGGGGTGAGAATTACTGTTATATTTAAAACAAAcaccaaagaaaaaaaagtaatagaattaattatatgatcaTGTAATTAAGCCTCATAGCCCTACAAATCAATTTCCACCTAttcctaacaaataaaatattaataaaataccTCAAACTGTTCCAAACATTAtagttaattaaaaataaacaaaatcaaAAGACATTGAGCCCAAACAACAAATCCCCACAAAATCCAAAGACCAACAATAATTTAAACCTCTAATACTAtataatatgaagaaaaaaaattcaaaatcaactAGAAATAAATAATGTTGAATGAAATTAACCTATCATCTTAGAATTTGGCATCATCTTAGCATTACCAAAATTCTTAGCCATAGCAGGATTTTGTTGCATAAATTGTTTAAGAATATCTTGATTCTTAATTTCCTCACTTGATGGAAGTCCCATTTGTTTTTGTCTTTGATCAAACATCATTTTTTCCACTGCAGCCCTTGTCTCTGTGTCCAAATCAGACAATTTACTTGGTTCTGGCTCTACTTTTTGTGTGTCAATTTCTTCTTCACCTTTGAATAAACTCTTCCACCAATCAGATTGGTTTTGTTTTGATAATAGAATTGAAATTTCTTTTTGATCTTCTAAACTCCAATAACTTTCATCAACTTTAATTGCCTTGAAATATTCACCATCTAATATTAGTGGTTGATTTTTCAATCCAACTTTCAGTGAATTGGTTTTGATTTCCACAATTATGAATCTTGGTTTGGTACCTGATAAAAGTAATTAAAATTAGAAATTTCGCCAACCACGCTCAGAATTTATTGTATATGACTatgtaattaaaaataaataaagggaTGTTACACAGTGTAATTGTATAGAATTTCTGTCTTTTTTTCCACACGGTTATTTTCTCCATTGATATATACATTTTTCTGCTCATTTTATCTTTTTGGTCTCATTTAATATATAATAGTAAAGAAAAATAGATTGTCACGattggaatttaagcattcgacctaaaataaattttgaattcagaACCTTTCAATTTATATTGAAGATTTTTGATTAACGGCTTTGAAATCAATAATCAATATAAAGGTTACCCTTGGAATTTAAATAGGCTAGATAAAGCAATTTTTGAACCTTAGCCCTTTCTATTTCATTAGACGTGTTTTCTGTGTCAAAGAGATTCaacaatttatatataatcaaaaaaattcttttcGCGTTATAAACATATAATAGATTAAATTATGTACCTGGAGGAACTGGGATATTGATGGTGACTTCTTGAAGAGATTGTCCCCATGAATAATTCTCCATATCAAGTCCATTGGACTTATTTGGCTTTAGTTTCTTGTTTACTTCTCCTTTGGGGGTTGAACTTGAAGATGAATTTCCTTCTTCTTTAAGGGCTAAATTAGAagaattttcttcttctttctcaataGGGTTCATGGTTTgttcttgattttcttcttgGTAATCAGAGAGAATTgccattcttgaaaaatattattttcacaagtagaagaagagaaaattatGTAAATTGATGTGAGAATTTTGGGTGAATAATTGAGTGTATATATAGAGAAATTAaaagtccttttttttttattaagaatTGGAATCTTTAGTGTAGTTGGAAAGTccctaaaattattataaacCGACTCAATAACCTCTTTTCCTAAtttccatttatttatttattttctaaaagtttgaattataaaaggaaagaaaaagaaatatttagtgTGCGTTAAATCTTATATTAGTATTAAAAAAGGTTAAGTATTATACTTCTCCTAATTGTAAACCGACTCAAGACTTCTTTCTTTagttaacttttttatttttttaaattttatgttacTAGTTAACCAAACGAGGGGTGTAGCGGGATAGATAAAGTAattctaattttaattatagGAATTCATCCGAGTTctgaatatgaaaatatttttgttagatAATGGCTTTCCTTAAATAGGCCTTATAATAATTCAGATTATCGGATTTTCAATATGAGTATCAAATATCGaatgaaaacaaaaaataatgataaacaaGAATTTGTTTAATTTCCGCAATATTGTCTCTTTTTATTAAATAGGAAAAATAGAAACAAGGGCTGGcggaactttttttttttagtatatgattcaatatttgatatttatattagagCCTCAATTAATTTAGATTCGCGTTACTTAAGACCCTCCGAAGGAAAAGTGTTGTTACTTAAAACATCTGATTAATAGTATAACAtagtaattatattttaatctcGTTGCAGTTCTCAACGATGAAGTAGAGTATTCAATCTAACTTTTGTAGGACTAAGATAAAGGGAATAGTAATCCTCTTTACTTAAAATCCAGAATAATTTCACAAAATAGAGTTTGAGGCAGATTTTAAAATAGAGTTTGAGAGGATAGAATGTACGCAAATCTTATTACTCTCttagaaataaagaaattgTTTCTAATAGATCCCCAACTTAagaatagaagaagaaaaagtccAAAGTAGGTTAAGGAAAATGGTGGCGGACCCAAAATTTTGATTAAGtagtctcaaaataaatatgaagaagtaaaatCACGTAGagtgtcaatatatatattattattttcaaacaatacaatgtaatttttcgACGAAGGGGTATCGGTCCACACCCCTTAAGTATATGTGGCTCCGCCACTGTGGGAGAAATAATGTAAATAAAGATAATGATGACAAAATACTACAGACGGCAAGACAAATCATCCTCAACAATAGTCATAACAAGCtacaaaaataatcaaaatgtaAAAAAATCTCAAGTAGTAACCACACCCAGAGGACAAAGGCAAAACAAGAATATTATTATATACTAATAGTAcgactaataataataaaaattagaaaTACAATGTTCAACTAACTAACTAACCTCCTATCCTGAAATCTTTAACttgaatatataaaataaagagaatttaTGACTAACGTTGAGTTTATAATCTACTCATGATTAGTGAtaaaaaaagttagaatttttttaattcaaatagATCATATATCATGATAGGTTTCTTATCTTTCTTCTAACTAGGATATATTAAAAGACACTGAAATTAACACAATGTACATCGGCTGAATTAAAGGGAGGCAAGTGGTTCAACTGAATtcttttcatcaaaaaattatttacacaagtaaaggaaaaataaatttacattattatatttaaattgttaaatttcttttaacataaaaggaaagaaaagaaatttgGTGCAGTAGTAAGATATGTAGACTGAAGATTACACTTATAAGTATTGAACAATAACATCTCGTTataacaaatgaaaaataattcaaataaataaCATCGTTATAATAAGATTTCACTGCAACTTAAATAAAAGATTATTACATATATACATTTCACCAAAGATAGATTGAAATTTCTATTTTACTTAAGTAAATAAGCTAATTGCATAACTAGCTAGCTAATCAAaattaaatacatttttttttaatttctaattcGATGTCCGGAGCTTGTATTGGAGTCCTGACTAAATACAGATTTTGCATTGCAGGGCCCATTCAAGGTGATGCTCCCAACAAGATTTTTTCCGTACCCACTATTCGAATTCGAGACTTCTGATAAAgagtaaaatagtcatattaCTGCACCACAATCCATATTGGTAAATTAAATACATCTTTCCCAAGACTTCCATAATACCCTTGGTGTGAAAAATCCTCCATTTATTACTCTCCAAATTTTGTGTGTCAATTTGTGGACCATCTTTGAACAAACTTTTCCACcaaatcttttttttccttaagaAGAGTAATTTTGCAAATCACTTCATTTTTATGAGAGAATAAAATTGACCAACGCCATTCATaaccttttattttcttgaaaagttcACCATTTATTATTAGTGTTTGAAGATGCCATCCAACTTCTATAGAATTACTATTCTCTATTGTGATATAAAAGTAGTCTGCATTGTTGACACATGGCATTGGGATTTTTATAGGGATATTTATGGTGACTTTTTCAAGTGTTTGTTCCCATGAATAATTGTCCATATCAAGTCCATTGTCTTTGTTTGGTTTTTGCTTTTCTATGAGTGGTTCTTGTGCTTCTATTTTGTAGTATGAGAATATTCCCATCGTTGGAAAACAAAAAAGATTTGTTTAAGAAGGAGACATTATGACAAACAACTGTAATCAGAGGCTTTAAGTTTAAATTCTGAATATGAAAAGTTTcttcaaaagaagaagaagaatagatATAAATGGAATATACAAACAATAAGAATTCGTCGAACGAAAGATGTATAATGGGGAATGTGAGAATTTGGGAGAAGTAgttgtttttttatttaatttatatagagAAGATAAATCCTATTTTTATTAGGAGTAGAAATTTGAATCCATAATGGAGTTGGGAAATTAATTAAAAGTCCCTAATTACTATAAACCTAGTCAAGACTTCTATTTACtattttcatttaattattctttttaaatgatttaattAAATGTAAATAGTTAGTAGGAATTATGGCACGTTTTGCATTGTCGGTCATcgaaaattctttttttctttataaaccCTAATCGTCATatcaagattaaaaaaaattatatttgttcaGTATTTATACTGGAGCCCACTAAATTTGGATTTcaaattaaagtaaaatatttcCTAATAAAGTTAGTTTTAATCTGTAAATTGAAATCCATAAAATTAACACATAACTTTGGATTTTATTACTAGACAATTTTTTTGTTCCTCACCATCCGATGTTTGGAAGTATCCGCAGTGAGGCACGATTAATTTCGAATTCATGTTTTGAATTTCACATAAGTGTCCTTAACAAAGGCAGTTAACTCCGATCCATATCTAGGATCCAAATCTAAAATTCTTGATTAAAAATGAATGAATACATATCGTTCCAACATGTAAtacaaaattatgaattttactaGTTTGATATTTAGGCTATAATTCAATGAGTCACGAGTCTCACGGCATGTTGTTGTTATTAAGATTCagatttccttttctttctctaaTAATTATTACTATAAATACACTCCTTTTTTAATTAACACACTAAATGCACTAATTTTTCCTCTTTTAATTTATCAATTCATTTCATCACCAAAAAAATGGCAATTCTTTCAGACTACACTGAAGGAGAAAATCAATCACAAGCCAAAAGACCTGTAGatgaagaaaaacaagaagaaattaaagaaaatgaaaatcaagaatcaaACACTTCTTCTTTAGatacaaaagaagaagaagaaaataagaaattaaagCCAAATCAATTTAATGGTCTTGATATGGAGAATTATACATGGGGACAAACTCTTCAAGATGTTACTATTAATGTCTCAGTGCCACTTGGCACAAAATCAAGATTCTTAGCTGTGGATATCAAGAACAATTCCATCAAAGTTGGTCTCAAGAATCAACCATCAATTGTTGAAGGTGTGTAATTAGATCATTTTGTTTATATATAAAAGCGAATTcagaattttaatatttattgaaatttagatagttttttatgtatatattaaatttCGTGTTAAAATATCGAGATCGGTTAAATCTATATCCTTTTAAACTAGATCTGTCACTGAATATAAATAAAGTAGGATTGTCTCACTTCGAAAGGTACAAATGTGTTAGAAAACATTATACATTAAAAGACTTGATATTTTCgtttgtttttttataaataaaacttagatttaattatgtatttatGTTTAAATGGATATGTTTGTTCCATGAAATTATAAGTTAAGACTATTCTGAATAACCTTCATTCAACTTTGTAACATCATGTCTTCCTTAAAAAGTGGCTCATTTAGAGGTAGATcaagaatttaaatttgatacattgaacatttaaatttttactaaatctattataattttgaaatatcggagtttaaaattttatttatttattgtgaaattttagtattttttttccacaTATAAACTATACATCCTGTCGAGTTGAACCAATTGATTGTATGCCCTTTCTGCCACTTGCAAAGTTAGCTTGCACTATGCAAGGACTTTGTGGCAAGACTTGTCTATCAAACATTACACGAGCAATATCTCTTTAAA
This DNA window, taken from Solanum dulcamara chromosome 3, daSolDulc1.2, whole genome shotgun sequence, encodes the following:
- the LOC129881924 gene encoding protein BOBBER 2-like is translated as MAILSDYQEENQEQTMNPIEKEEENSSNLALKEEGNSSSSSTPKGEVNKKLKPNKSNGLDMENYSWGQSLQEVTINIPVPPGTKPRFIIVEIKTNSLKVGLKNQPLILDGEYFKAIKVDESYWSLEDQKEISILLSKQNQSDWWKSLFKGEEEIDTQKVEPEPSKLSDLDTETRAAVEKMMFDQRQKQMGLPSSEEIKNQDILKQFMQQNPAMAKNFGNAKMMPNSKMIG